The Sphingobacterium lactis sequence GCGTCAGATTGCATCCAGGATATTATTCTTCAGCATCAATTGGAGATGCCCATTTGCAATACCGTCTACAACATATTATACAAACAGGAACCGGCCGCATCTGCGGTTCGTAAATTGACCGATAAACTAACATAATGATAAGCAAGGAAATCATTGCCGAAAAATATAAGGAAATCCAGGATGAGATAACACAAGCCCTGGAAAAATTGGATGGGAAAGCGACCTTCCAAGAAGAATTATGGGAACGTGAAGGTGGAGGAGGGGGAAGGACCCGTGTCATTCAGCATGGAAATATCCTGGAAAAGGGTGGCGTAAATTTCTCTGCAGTACATGGACAGTTGCCTGCGCCCATTAAAAAAGCGTTTGGTGTGGAAGAAGACGAGTTTTTCGCTACAGGAGTATCTATCGTTATTCACCCCAACAATCCATGGGTACCCATTATTCACATGAATATCCGGTATTTTGAGCTCAATTCGGAGATCCGTTGGTTCGGAGGTGGGATTGATCTGACGCCGCATTATATCCAACAAGAAGATGCCCAGTATTTCCATAGGGAGCTTAAAGCTGTATGTGATCGCTATAAGGATAGTTTCTACACCGATTTTAAAGCATGGGCCGATAACTATTTCTTCATTAAGCACCGGGAGGAAACACGTGGGATCGGCGGTATCTTTTATGATAAGTTGACCCCCGAGAAAGCAGGCGTTTCCGAAGAGGAAATCTTCAACTTCTCCTGCGACCTGGGTCGATTATTTCCGAAAGTATATTCGGAATTGGTCAACCGGAATCGGGATAAAGCCTATTCCGAGC is a genomic window containing:
- the hemF gene encoding oxygen-dependent coproporphyrinogen oxidase, producing MISKEIIAEKYKEIQDEITQALEKLDGKATFQEELWEREGGGGGRTRVIQHGNILEKGGVNFSAVHGQLPAPIKKAFGVEEDEFFATGVSIVIHPNNPWVPIIHMNIRYFELNSEIRWFGGGIDLTPHYIQQEDAQYFHRELKAVCDRYKDSFYTDFKAWADNYFFIKHREETRGIGGIFYDKLTPEKAGVSEEEIFNFSCDLGRLFPKVYSELVNRNRDKAYSEREKNWQLLRRGRYVEFNLVYDAGTKFGLETNGRIESILMSLPEQANWFYNFQVEPGSLEEETLSLLKKGVNWV